The proteins below come from a single Miscanthus floridulus cultivar M001 chromosome 1, ASM1932011v1, whole genome shotgun sequence genomic window:
- the LOC136476581 gene encoding UDP-glycosyltransferase 83A1-like, whose product MAASPQRPRVMMLPFAAQGHVMPLMELSHRLVEHGFEVVFVNTDFNHARILTALEGAAPAAGGIDWISFPDGMGPDGDRTDIGKVLDGLPAAMLGGLEETIRSRNIRWVVADVSMSFVLELVRTVGVRVALFSTYSAATFALRMHLPKMIEDGIIDETGNVKRNERIQLNPKMPAIDASKLPWISLGKSPVSRRAMIQSTITTNPTLALADTIICNTFQEIESVALAHLPIPAVAIGPLEAPKSAAAGHFWPQDETCLRWLGAQAPGSVVYVAFGSLTVFDAEQLQELADGLQLTGRPFLWVVRPNFADGVGKGWLDGFRRRVFGKGLVISWAPQQRVLSHPSVACFVTHCGWNSTMEAVQHGVPLLCWPYFADQFLNQSYICDLWGVGLKACADGLDIVTKEEIRNKVERLLGDEGIKARTLSLKSAACASVADGGSSHQDLIKLVNLLREN is encoded by the exons ATGGCAGCGTCTCCTCAGCGGCCTCGTGTAATGATGCTGCCCTTCGCCGCGCAGGGCCACGTCATGCCCCTCATGGAGCTCTCCCACCGGCTCGTCGAGCACGGCTTCGAGGTCGTCTTCGTGAACACGGACTTCAACCATGCCCGCATCCTCACGGCCCTGGAAGGAGCGGCCCCTGCCGCCGGCGGGATCGACTGGATCTCCTTCCCGGACGGCATGGGCCCCGACGGCGACCGCACCGACATCGGCAAGGTGCTCGACGGCTTGCCGGCGGCGATGCTCGGCGGCCTCGAGGAGACGATCAGGTCCAGGAACATCAGGTGGGTGGTGGCCGACGTGTCCATGAGCTTCGTGCTGGAGCTAGTCCGCACGGTGGGCGTGCGTGTCGCCTTGTTCTCCACTTACTCCGCCGCCACCTTCGCGCTGAGGATGCACCTTCCCAAGATGATAGAGGATGGCATCATCGACGAGACCG GGAATGTGAAAAGGAACGAGAGGATCCAGCTAAACCCCAAGATGCCGGCCATCGACGCCTCCAAGCTTCCGTGGATCAGCCTTGGCAAGAGCCCTGTGTCACGGAGAGCTATGATCCAGAGCACCATCACGACCAACCCGACACTAGCGCTCGCCGACACTATCATCTGCAACACTTTCCAGGAGATCGAATCCGTGGCGCTGGCCCACCTCCCCATACCGGCGGTAGCCATCGGCCCGCTGGAGGCGCCCAAGTCGGCGGCGGCCGGCCATTTCTGGCCCCAAGACGAGACCTGCCTCCGCTGGCTCGGCGCACAGGCTCCCGGCTCAGTCGTCTACGTGGCGTTCGGGAGCCTCACGGTGTTCGACGCGGAACAGCTCCAGGAGCTGGCCGACGGCCTGCAGCTCACCGGGCGGCCGTTCCTGTGGGTGGTCCGGCCGAACTTCGCCGACGGTGTCGGCAAGGGCTGGCTGGACGGGTTCCGGCGCCGCGTCTTTGGCAAAGGGCTCGTCATCAGCTGGGCTCCCCAGCAGCGCGTGCTCTCGCACCCCTCGGTAGCCTGCTTCGTGACGCACTGCGGGTGGAACTCGACCATGGAAGCGGTGCAGCACGGCGTCCCGTTGCTCTGTTGGCCCTACTTCGCCGACCAGTTCTTGAACCAAAGCTACATCTGCGACCTGTGGGGCGTTGGGTTGAAGGCGTGCGCCGACGGGTTGGACATTGTCACCAAGGAGGAGATCAGGAACAAGGTGGAGCGGCTGCTTGGGGACGAGGGGATCAAGGCGAGGACGCTGTCGTTGAAGAGCGCGGCGTGCGCCAGCGTCGCGGATGGAGGGTCCTCGCATCAGGATTTGATCAAGTTAGTGAATCTGCTAAGAGAAAATTAG